A window of the Thermodesulfobacteriota bacterium genome harbors these coding sequences:
- the groL gene encoding chaperonin GroEL (60 kDa chaperone family; promotes refolding of misfolded polypeptides especially under stressful conditions; forms two stacked rings of heptamers to form a barrel-shaped 14mer; ends can be capped by GroES; misfolded proteins enter the barrel where they are refolded when GroES binds): MAAKDLKYGAKARESILRGVNTLADAVKVTLGPKGRNVLLEKSFGSPTITKDGVTVAKEIEIKDKFENMGAQMVREVASKTSDVAGDGTTTATVLAQAIYAEGAKLVAAGHNPMDIKRGIDKAVDCVVAELKKVSKPTKEQKEIAQVGTISANNDATIGNIIAQAMDKVGKEGVITVEEAKGMETSLEVVEGMQFDRGYISPYFVTDPEKMEAALEDPYLLIHEKKISNMKDLLPVLEQTAKMGKPLVIIAEDVDGEALATLVVNKLRGTLNCAAVKAPGFGDRRKAMLEDIAILTGGQVITEDLGIKLENVTVNDLGTAKKVVIDKDNTTIVDGGGQKAKLEGRVKQIRAQIDETTSDYDREKLQERLAKLIGGVAVINVGAATETEMKEKKARVEDALNATRAAVEEGIVPGGGVAYLRSLKALEALALPGEQALGRKIVMRALEEPIRQIAGNAGHEGSVVVEHVKAMEGAKGFNAGTEQYEDLMEAGVIDPTKVTRFALQNAASVAGLLLTTECMVAEHPEEEKPAPPMPGGPGGMGGMY, encoded by the coding sequence ATGGCTGCCAAGGATCTCAAGTACGGAGCAAAGGCGCGGGAATCCATCCTGCGCGGCGTCAACACCCTGGCCGACGCGGTCAAGGTCACCCTGGGCCCCAAGGGCCGCAACGTCCTTCTGGAGAAGTCCTTCGGCTCTCCCACCATCACCAAGGACGGGGTGACCGTGGCCAAGGAGATTGAGATCAAGGACAAGTTCGAGAACATGGGCGCCCAGATGGTCCGGGAGGTTGCCTCCAAAACCAGCGATGTGGCCGGTGACGGCACCACCACCGCCACGGTGCTGGCCCAGGCCATCTATGCCGAGGGCGCCAAGCTGGTGGCCGCCGGTCACAACCCCATGGACATCAAGCGGGGCATCGACAAGGCGGTGGACTGCGTGGTGGCCGAGCTCAAGAAGGTCTCCAAGCCCACCAAGGAGCAGAAGGAGATCGCCCAGGTCGGCACCATCTCGGCCAACAACGACGCCACCATCGGCAACATCATCGCTCAGGCCATGGACAAGGTGGGCAAGGAAGGGGTGATCACCGTCGAAGAAGCGAAGGGCATGGAGACCTCCCTGGAGGTGGTGGAGGGCATGCAGTTCGACCGCGGCTACATCTCCCCGTACTTCGTCACCGATCCGGAGAAGATGGAGGCCGCCCTGGAGGACCCCTACCTCCTCATCCACGAGAAGAAGATCTCCAACATGAAGGACCTCTTGCCGGTCCTCGAGCAGACCGCCAAGATGGGCAAGCCCCTGGTGATCATCGCCGAGGACGTGGACGGCGAGGCCCTGGCCACCCTGGTGGTGAACAAGCTGCGGGGCACCCTCAACTGCGCGGCCGTGAAGGCGCCGGGCTTCGGTGACCGCCGCAAGGCCATGCTGGAGGACATCGCCATCCTGACCGGCGGTCAGGTCATCACGGAAGACCTGGGCATCAAGCTGGAGAACGTCACGGTCAACGATCTCGGCACCGCCAAGAAGGTGGTGATCGACAAGGACAACACCACCATCGTGGACGGCGGCGGCCAGAAGGCCAAGCTGGAGGGCCGCGTCAAGCAGATCCGTGCCCAGATCGACGAGACCACCTCCGATTACGATCGGGAGAAGCTCCAGGAGCGGCTGGCCAAGCTCATCGGTGGCGTGGCGGTGATCAACGTCGGCGCGGCCACTGAGACCGAGATGAAGGAGAAGAAGGCCCGGGTGGAGGACGCCCTGAACGCTACCCGGGCAGCGGTGGAGGAGGGGATCGTGCCCGGCGGCGGGGTGGCCTATCTGCGCAGCCTCAAGGCTCTGGAGGCTCTGGCTCTGCCGGGCGAGCAGGCCCTGGGCCGCAAGATCGTCATGCGCGCCCTCGAGGAGCCGATCCGCCAGATCGCCGGCAATGCTGGCCACGAGGGCTCGGTGGTGGTGGAGCACGTCAAGGCCATGGAAGGGGCCAAGGGCTTCAACGCCGGCACCGAGCAGTACGAGGACCTCATGGAGGCCGGGGTCATCGATCCCACCAAGGTGACCCGCTTCGCCCTCCAGAACGCCGCCTCGGTGGCCGGCCTGCTCTTGACCACCGAGTGCATGGTGGCAGAGCATCCGGAGGAGGAGAAGCCGGCGCCGCCGATGCCCGGCGGCCCGGGTGGCATGGGCGGCATGTACTAG
- the groES gene encoding co-chaperone GroES, whose protein sequence is MKIRPLNDRILVKRVEEEQKTKGGIIIPDTAKEKPVEGKVVAVGKGKLNDKGERMTLDVKEGDIILFGKYGGTEVKLEGEEYLILREDDVLAIVEK, encoded by the coding sequence ATGAAGATTCGGCCGTTGAATGACCGCATCCTGGTCAAGCGTGTGGAGGAGGAGCAGAAGACGAAGGGTGGCATCATCATCCCGGACACCGCCAAAGAGAAGCCGGTGGAGGGCAAGGTGGTGGCGGTTGGCAAGGGCAAGCTGAACGACAAGGGTGAGCGGATGACCCTGGACGTCAAGGAAGGGGATATCATCCTGTTCGGCAAGTACGGCGGCACCGAGGTCAAGCTGGAGGGCGAGGAGTACCTCATCCTCCGGGAGGACGACGTGCTGGCCATCGTGGAGAAGTAA
- a CDS encoding cereblon family protein translates to MFSWSPSARIGPEDHVLPWHLLRPASEIVPVQHEEARPGRPHPGEGPQLLCAACGQPVTTPEAAIAVAGGHVHTFFNPAGFAFTIGCFDAAPGASAAGLPTLEHTWFPGCAWSYVLCCRCHAHLGWLFQGRGLRFFGLVLDRLRARP, encoded by the coding sequence ATGTTTTCTTGGTCACCATCGGCCCGGATCGGCCCGGAAGACCATGTCCTGCCCTGGCACCTGTTGCGCCCGGCCAGCGAGATCGTCCCGGTGCAGCATGAGGAAGCCCGCCCGGGCCGCCCGCACCCTGGCGAAGGACCGCAGCTGCTGTGCGCGGCCTGCGGCCAGCCAGTCACCACGCCCGAGGCTGCGATCGCTGTTGCCGGTGGTCATGTCCACACCTTCTTCAACCCGGCGGGCTTTGCCTTCACCATCGGCTGTTTTGACGCGGCGCCTGGGGCCAGCGCGGCCGGCCTGCCCACCCTGGAGCATACCTGGTTCCCCGGCTGCGCCTGGAGCTACGTCCTGTGCTGCCGCTGCCACGCCCATCTGGGCTGGCTGTTCCAGGGCCGCGGCCTTCGCTTTTTTGGTCTGGTCCTGGACCGGCTTCGCGCCCGCCCTTGA
- the arsS gene encoding arsenosugar biosynthesis radical SAM (seleno)protein ArsS (Some members of this family are selenoproteins.), which produces MSLQSAAQEEGAPERASWLPFARRLEGQGLELRRTGITTLQINVGRLCNQTCRHCHLEAGPDRPEIMDGETMAAVMAYAATARVDVCDITGGAPELVPGIEELVAGLVQPGRQLLFRTNLTLITEPGGRPLLDLLRRLQVALVASFPSTDPGQTASLRGRGVWERSLAALAALNRLGYGQEDTGLTLNLVVNPAGAFLPPGQEQAQRQFRRVLASRWGIRFNRLFTFANAPLGRFRSWLKSSGNLERYQGRLAACFNPCTLDGLMCRTLVSVGWHGQLADCDFNLAAGLTWEAGRLRVQDLATLPLAGRPIAVGDHCYACTAGAGFT; this is translated from the coding sequence GTGAGCCTCCAGTCCGCCGCCCAGGAGGAGGGCGCCCCGGAGCGGGCCAGCTGGCTGCCTTTTGCCCGGCGCCTGGAGGGCCAGGGCCTGGAGCTGCGGCGCACGGGGATCACCACCCTGCAGATCAACGTCGGCCGGCTGTGCAACCAGACCTGCCGCCACTGCCATCTGGAGGCCGGCCCGGATCGCCCGGAGATCATGGACGGCGAGACCATGGCTGCGGTCATGGCCTATGCCGCCACCGCCCGGGTAGACGTCTGCGACATCACCGGCGGCGCCCCGGAGCTGGTGCCCGGGATCGAGGAACTGGTGGCCGGCCTGGTGCAACCCGGCCGGCAGTTGCTCTTCCGCACCAACCTTACCCTCATCACCGAGCCCGGCGGCCGGCCGCTGCTGGATCTCCTGCGGCGCCTGCAGGTGGCGCTGGTGGCCTCCTTCCCCTCCACCGATCCCGGCCAGACCGCGAGCCTGCGCGGCCGCGGGGTCTGGGAGCGCAGTCTGGCGGCGCTGGCGGCCCTTAACCGGCTGGGCTACGGCCAGGAGGACACCGGCCTGACCCTTAACCTGGTGGTCAATCCCGCCGGTGCCTTCCTGCCGCCCGGCCAGGAGCAGGCCCAACGCCAGTTCCGGCGGGTCCTGGCCAGCCGCTGGGGGATCCGCTTCAACCGGCTCTTCACCTTCGCCAACGCGCCCCTGGGCCGCTTCCGCTCCTGGCTCAAGTCCTCAGGCAACCTGGAGCGCTACCAGGGCCGGTTGGCGGCGTGCTTCAATCCCTGCACCCTGGACGGCCTCATGTGCCGGACGCTCGTTTCCGTGGGCTGGCATGGCCAACTGGCGGACTGCGATTTCAACCTGGCGGCAGGGCTTACCTGGGAGGCCGGTCGCCTCCGGGTCCAGGACTTGGCGACCCTGCCATTGGCAGGACGGCCCATCGCGGTGGGTGACCACTGCTACGCCTGCACCGCGGGTGCCGGCTTCACCTGA
- a CDS encoding arsenosugar biosynthesis-associated peroxidase-like protein produces MSDYYQCQDLACFAEIGNEAPELAEKFFAYYQSVFAEGALSEREKALIALAVAHALQCPYCIDAYTTGCLEKGGTLAEMTEAVHVAAAIRGGASLVHGVQMRRRARDISL; encoded by the coding sequence GTGTCCGACTACTACCAGTGCCAAGATCTGGCCTGCTTCGCCGAGATCGGCAATGAGGCGCCAGAGCTGGCCGAAAAGTTTTTCGCGTACTACCAGTCGGTATTCGCCGAGGGGGCGCTGAGCGAGCGGGAGAAGGCACTCATCGCCCTGGCCGTGGCCCACGCCCTGCAATGCCCGTACTGCATCGATGCCTACACGACTGGCTGCCTGGAGAAGGGGGGCACCCTGGCCGAAATGACCGAGGCGGTGCATGTGGCAGCTGCCATCCGGGGCGGCGCCTCCCTGGTGCACGGCGTGCAGATGCGCCGCCGGGCCCGGGACATCTCCTTGTGA
- a CDS encoding NAD(P)-dependent oxidoreductase yields the protein MDVKERMKISRQQPRELPVAERVQGFAEVSCGIDEAGARLEAERCLSCKKPGCRKGCPLGNDIPGFIACLREGRVEDAYWTIRRTSCLPAVCARVCPQELQCEGACLRGKKGEPVAIGLLERYVVDWMVSHDKDLTTPCALPKGKKVAVVGSGPAGMAAAFYLAHAGYSCTIFESLPILGGMLTVGIPAYRLPRDIVAAEFAALKSCGVEVVTGVRIGQDRDLASLRAEGFDAVFVAVGAHVSRKLGIPGEELAGVVHGVDYLRRVNLGERFNLGKRVVVVGGGNVAIDVARTALRTGSDQAFILYRRGREEMPASRAEIHHLEEEGVKIEFLAAPVRIIGENGRMTGVECIRMQLGECDSSGRCRPVPVPDSHFIIEAEAIIPAISQDVDRTVTGDASLDLTRWGTVVVDPVTLQTSIPWIFAGGDSVLGPQTVAKAVLQGKEAAESVRRFLEGEDLRAGRLPEAA from the coding sequence ATGGATGTCAAAGAACGGATGAAGATCTCCCGCCAGCAGCCGCGGGAGCTCCCGGTCGCCGAGCGAGTGCAGGGCTTTGCCGAGGTGAGCTGCGGTATCGACGAGGCTGGGGCCCGCCTGGAGGCGGAGAGGTGCCTCTCCTGCAAGAAGCCGGGCTGCCGCAAGGGCTGCCCACTGGGCAACGACATTCCGGGCTTTATTGCCTGCCTGCGGGAGGGGCGGGTGGAGGACGCCTACTGGACCATCCGGCGGACAAGCTGTCTGCCGGCGGTTTGCGCCCGGGTCTGTCCCCAGGAGCTCCAATGCGAGGGCGCGTGCCTGCGGGGCAAGAAGGGCGAGCCGGTGGCCATCGGGCTGCTGGAGCGGTATGTCGTGGACTGGATGGTGAGCCATGACAAGGACCTCACGACCCCGTGCGCGCTGCCCAAGGGGAAAAAGGTTGCGGTGGTGGGGTCGGGGCCGGCGGGCATGGCGGCGGCCTTCTATCTGGCGCATGCCGGCTACAGCTGCACAATCTTCGAGTCTCTGCCCATCCTGGGGGGGATGCTGACAGTGGGCATCCCCGCCTACCGCCTGCCCCGGGACATCGTCGCGGCCGAGTTTGCGGCCTTGAAGAGCTGTGGCGTCGAGGTGGTTACCGGGGTGCGGATCGGCCAGGACAGGGACCTGGCCAGCTTGCGGGCCGAGGGCTTCGACGCCGTGTTCGTGGCGGTGGGCGCCCACGTCAGCCGCAAGCTGGGCATTCCCGGTGAGGAGCTGGCCGGCGTCGTACACGGGGTCGATTATCTGCGCCGGGTCAACCTGGGTGAGCGCTTCAACCTGGGCAAACGGGTGGTGGTGGTGGGGGGCGGCAACGTGGCCATCGATGTGGCCCGTACGGCCCTTCGTACCGGCTCCGACCAGGCCTTCATCCTCTACCGGCGGGGCCGGGAGGAGATGCCGGCCTCCAGGGCGGAGATCCACCACCTGGAGGAGGAAGGGGTGAAGATCGAATTCCTGGCGGCGCCGGTGCGGATCATCGGTGAGAACGGCCGCATGACCGGGGTGGAGTGTATCCGCATGCAGCTTGGCGAATGCGATTCCTCGGGCCGGTGCCGTCCGGTGCCGGTGCCCGATTCCCATTTCATCATCGAGGCCGAGGCGATCATCCCGGCGATCAGCCAGGACGTTGACCGCACGGTCACCGGCGACGCGTCGCTGGACCTGACCCGCTGGGGCACCGTTGTGGTGGATCCGGTGACCCTGCAGACCAGCATCCCCTGGATCTTTGCCGGCGGCGATTCGGTGCTGGGCCCCCAGACCGTGGCCAAAGCGGTGCTGCAGGGCAAGGAGGCGGCTGAGTCCGTCCGGCGCTTCCTGGAGGGCGAGGATCTGCGGGCCGGTCGCCTGCCGGAGGCGGCCTAG
- a CDS encoding chemotaxis protein CheX: MDANLINPFLIAAKNVIETMAQTPVKPQKPRLKQAKTTYGEVTGIIGMISDQVAGNMILSFSKACILKIVANMLMEPEKDQVDDSIIDAVGELTNMICGGAKAELAKKGMKFNLATPTMVVGKGLEISYYSEAPTIVIPFETPGGEFVIEANLGTRANRG; the protein is encoded by the coding sequence ATGGATGCCAATCTGATCAATCCCTTTCTGATCGCGGCCAAAAACGTCATCGAGACCATGGCGCAGACGCCGGTCAAGCCCCAGAAGCCGCGGCTCAAGCAGGCCAAGACCACCTACGGCGAGGTGACCGGCATCATCGGCATGATCTCGGATCAGGTGGCCGGCAACATGATCCTCTCCTTCAGCAAGGCCTGCATCCTGAAGATCGTCGCCAACATGCTCATGGAGCCGGAGAAGGATCAGGTGGATGATTCCATCATCGACGCCGTGGGCGAGCTCACCAACATGATTTGCGGCGGCGCCAAGGCGGAGCTGGCCAAGAAGGGCATGAAGTTCAATCTGGCCACCCCCACCATGGTGGTCGGCAAGGGTCTTGAGATCTCCTACTACTCGGAAGCTCCGACCATCGTCATCCCCTTTGAGACCCCGGGGGGGGAGTTCGTCATCGAGGCCAACCTGGGCACCCGTGCCAACAGGGGTTGA
- a CDS encoding F0F1 ATP synthase subunit epsilon encodes MAERIKMEVVTPKGAAVSEEVDIVTAPGIAGEFGVLANHAPFLSTIKIGILRYKAGGKEETLMVSSGFCEVSNNKITFLVETAERGKEIDVDRAMRARERAEQRLAEAVQKREQIDVARAQAALQRAMARLKVARGS; translated from the coding sequence ATGGCTGAACGGATCAAGATGGAGGTCGTGACCCCGAAGGGCGCGGCAGTGAGCGAGGAGGTGGACATCGTCACCGCCCCCGGCATCGCCGGCGAGTTCGGTGTCCTGGCCAACCACGCGCCCTTCCTGAGCACGATCAAGATCGGCATACTTCGCTACAAGGCCGGGGGCAAGGAGGAGACGCTGATGGTCTCGAGCGGCTTCTGTGAGGTCTCCAACAACAAGATCACCTTCCTGGTGGAGACCGCGGAGCGGGGTAAGGAGATCGACGTCGACCGGGCGATGCGGGCCAGGGAGCGGGCCGAGCAACGGCTGGCCGAGGCGGTCCAGAAGCGGGAGCAGATCGATGTGGCCAGGGCCCAGGCAGCTTTGCAGCGGGCCATGGCACGGCTGAAGGTGGCGCGGGGCAGCTGA
- the atpD gene encoding F0F1 ATP synthase subunit beta, which produces MSAPSAGNVFGKVTQVIGPVVDVEFEPGQLPSIMEALYVSNPAINDQPENLVIEVAQHLGDNVVRCVAMDQTDGLVRGMKARASGTPIQLPCGPPALGRIMNVVGRPVDGLGPIQSDKMRPIHKPAPAFTEQDTKVNVLETGVKVMDLLVPFPRGGKMGLFGGAGCGKTVIMMEMINNIAMHHGGISVFCGVGERTREGNDLYMEMKHSGVLPKAALVYGQMTEPPGARARVALTGLSAAEYFRDEEGQDVLFFVDNIFRFTQAGSEVSALLGRIPSAVGYQPTLGTDLGELQERITSTTKGSITAVQCVYVPADDLTDPAPATTFAHLDGTVVLSRQIAELGIYPAVDPLDSTSRILDPYVVGEEHYRVARGVQMTLQKYKDLQDIIAILGMDELSEEDKVTVSRARKIQRFLSQPFTVAAAFTGKEGKFVSVKDTVRGFGEILAGKHDDLPEAAFYMVGGIEEAVEKAKAQASA; this is translated from the coding sequence ATGAGCGCACCATCAGCAGGGAATGTGTTCGGAAAGGTCACCCAGGTCATCGGGCCGGTGGTGGACGTGGAGTTCGAGCCGGGGCAGCTGCCCTCCATCATGGAGGCGCTCTATGTCAGCAACCCGGCTATCAACGACCAGCCGGAGAACCTGGTCATCGAGGTGGCGCAGCACCTGGGCGACAACGTGGTGCGGTGTGTGGCCATGGACCAGACGGACGGTCTGGTGCGGGGCATGAAGGCTCGGGCCTCCGGGACGCCCATCCAGCTGCCCTGCGGCCCGCCGGCCCTGGGCCGGATCATGAACGTGGTGGGCCGGCCGGTGGATGGCCTCGGACCCATCCAGTCGGACAAGATGCGGCCGATCCACAAGCCGGCCCCGGCCTTCACCGAGCAGGACACCAAGGTGAACGTGCTGGAGACCGGGGTCAAGGTCATGGACCTTCTGGTCCCCTTCCCCCGGGGCGGCAAGATGGGCCTGTTCGGCGGCGCCGGCTGCGGCAAGACGGTCATCATGATGGAGATGATCAACAACATCGCCATGCACCACGGCGGCATCTCGGTGTTTTGCGGCGTGGGCGAGCGCACCCGGGAAGGCAACGACCTGTACATGGAGATGAAGCACTCCGGCGTGCTCCCCAAGGCCGCCCTGGTTTATGGCCAGATGACCGAGCCGCCGGGCGCCCGGGCCCGGGTGGCCCTGACTGGCCTGTCGGCGGCCGAGTACTTTCGGGATGAAGAGGGCCAGGACGTGCTCTTCTTCGTGGACAACATCTTCCGGTTCACCCAGGCCGGCTCCGAGGTGTCCGCCCTCCTGGGCCGCATCCCGTCGGCGGTGGGCTACCAGCCTACCCTGGGCACGGACCTGGGCGAGCTCCAGGAGCGGATCACCTCCACCACCAAGGGCTCCATCACCGCGGTGCAGTGCGTGTATGTGCCGGCCGACGACCTCACCGACCCGGCGCCGGCGACCACCTTCGCTCACCTGGACGGCACCGTCGTGCTTTCCCGGCAGATTGCCGAGCTGGGCATCTATCCAGCGGTGGACCCCCTGGACTCCACCTCCCGGATCCTCGACCCCTACGTCGTGGGGGAGGAGCATTACCGGGTGGCCCGGGGCGTGCAGATGACCCTGCAGAAGTACAAGGACCTCCAGGACATCATCGCCATCCTCGGCATGGACGAGCTTTCCGAGGAGGACAAGGTGACGGTGTCCCGGGCCCGCAAGATCCAGCGCTTCCTGTCCCAGCCGTTCACGGTGGCCGCGGCGTTCACCGGCAAGGAGGGCAAGTTCGTGTCCGTGAAGGATACGGTGCGGGGCTTCGGGGAGATCCTGGCGGGCAAGCACGACGATCTGCCCGAGGCGGCCTTCTACATGGTCGGCGGCATCGAAGAGGCGGTGGAGAAGGCGAAGGCTCAGGCCAGCGCCTGA
- the atpG gene encoding ATP synthase F1 subunit gamma: MASLKNVKTKIGAIKKTSQITKAMNMVAASKLRGAQAKMEAFRPYAREFQTAMASLAGQMSGGQFALMEAREVKAVEILVVTSDRGLCGSFNSNIFKQAEARIRELEKAGKTVSIVAVGRKANIYFRKTGRVRKAFTDIMGTFQMYNARAIAQDVAANFLAGGADAVELMYGRFINVATQRPAAAQFLPIQPPAAEAGATRKAADYIFEPSPEEIMGMLLPLYLNVMVYHAMLETSTSEHAARMSAMDNATRACKDMAAALTLSYNKARQAGITAELMDIVGGAEALRKA, encoded by the coding sequence ATGGCTAGCCTAAAGAACGTCAAGACGAAGATCGGGGCCATCAAGAAGACCTCTCAGATCACCAAGGCCATGAACATGGTGGCCGCGTCCAAGCTTCGCGGGGCGCAGGCGAAGATGGAGGCCTTCCGGCCTTATGCCCGGGAGTTTCAGACCGCCATGGCCAGCCTGGCTGGCCAGATGAGCGGCGGCCAGTTTGCTCTCATGGAGGCCCGGGAGGTGAAGGCAGTCGAAATCCTGGTGGTCACCTCCGACCGGGGGCTGTGCGGCAGCTTCAACTCCAACATCTTCAAGCAGGCCGAGGCCCGAATCCGGGAGCTGGAGAAGGCCGGCAAGACCGTGTCCATCGTGGCGGTTGGCCGCAAGGCCAACATCTATTTCCGCAAGACCGGCCGGGTGCGCAAGGCCTTCACGGACATCATGGGCACCTTCCAGATGTACAACGCCCGGGCCATTGCCCAGGACGTGGCGGCCAACTTCCTGGCCGGGGGAGCGGACGCGGTGGAGCTCATGTACGGCCGCTTTATCAACGTGGCGACCCAGCGGCCCGCCGCCGCCCAGTTCCTGCCCATCCAGCCGCCGGCGGCAGAGGCCGGTGCGACCAGGAAGGCAGCGGACTACATCTTCGAGCCGTCGCCCGAGGAGATCATGGGCATGCTCCTGCCCCTGTATCTGAACGTCATGGTCTACCACGCCATGCTGGAGACCTCGACCAGCGAGCACGCTGCCCGGATGAGCGCCATGGACAATGCCACCCGGGCCTGCAAGGACATGGCGGCCGCCCTGACGCTCTCGTACAACAAGGCCCGGCAGGCAGGGATCACCGCCGAGCTCATGGATATCGTCGGCGGTGCGGAGGCGCTCCGCAAGGCCTAG